Sequence from the Cuniculiplasma divulgatum genome:
CTGGCAATCATATCAATAAGGCTATGCTCAGGCTTCAGTTTCCCACTGTAAATCGCGAAAAGTGGTTCGATCTTTCCGTCGTGATGGCGTGGCACAATTGATCGGCCCTGGAAGCCGTCAAGCAACATCCTCACATCAGATACCGTGAAGAACGGCATGTCTCCGCCCACAAGCATGAATGTGCCATACCTCTCAGAAAGCCCTGAAACAAGCTCCATTATGTTGCTTGAGCTGTCCGGCAAGTGAGGAAAAGAAATGTCGATCTTTGAGTATACCTCCACCTCCATCACCGTGCTGATCCGCTTAACGACAGATTCAAGTATGCTGGTGCCTCCAATCTTCAGCATGTGCTTTCCAGGCAGTCTCTGAGACAGTTTCACAGGAACAATTGCAATCACCATTGTTAATGGCCTCGCCAGTATTACATTTTCATTAACGTAAAGTTGTTGCTCTTTTGTATAGGTCAAAATTTTATGTGGTTATGCCATGTAACTGCAATGATTAACATTTCTGAGAAGGGAGTAGTAAGAAGATTTGCCAGGGCCTCCGGAAGGATCCGGCTGAGGCCTGAAACCATTGATCTCATCAGAAATCACAGGATCAAGAAGGGTGACGTCGTTGAGGCTGCCAAGATCGCGGGAATTACCGGTGCGAAGGAGGCATGGATGCGTATGCCTTACTGTCATCAGATTCCACTGGAATCAGTTGATTTTTCAATGGAGCTTGAAGAAGATGGGGCCAGAGTAACCTGCTCTGTGCTGGCCAACTGGAAGACCGGCGTAGAGATGGATGCTCTCAGTTGCGTTTCATCGGCTCTGCTCACTGTGTGGGACATGGTTAAGTATGTGGAAAAGGATGAAACGGGTAACTATCCCCATACACGAATTCATGATATAATTGTAGAGGAAAAGGAGAAAAGTGCAGCACGACCATAGAATTTCAGGATTTATTGCGTCATTCCATGTGATTACCTGCAGCAGCACCAGAACTATGGATAACGATGATTCCGGCAGAGGGATTGTGAATGCCATCAGAGAAAAGGGTCACAGGGTGTCGGGATACCAGATCGTTGATGATAATGTGGATGACATAAGGAGGGCCGTGATGGCTGGTCTTGAATCGTCCGATGCAGTAATCATCACAGGCGGCACCGGAATCACTTCCAGGGATGTCACCATTGAGGCCGTTCGGAGCATAGCAGACTTCGAAATGACGGGGTTCAGTCATGTCTTCGCACTGATCTCATTCCAGAAAATTGGAGCATCCGCAATTATGTCCAGATCAACTGCTTTCATAGTGGGACGGAAGCCAGTGTTCTGCCTGCCAGGATCGCCTGGCGGATCCATGCTGGCAGTTTCCAAACTTATACTGGATCAGATAGATCATATTCACCATGAACTGGGGAGATAGATGGCTGGTACAGTAAGAAAGAAAATGAGCCGGTTCAACAGCATGATCTCGCTGGACGAAGTTTCCCGTATTGTGAAAGCATACAGCTGGAAGAAACTTTCAACAGTAGAAGTGGAAGCAGCGACATCCGTGGGGATGATTGCTGCTAATACTGTGGTTGCCACGAAAGATTTTCCTCCAAATCCAAGGAGCCTAGTTGACGGATATGCCATAAGGTCCGACGAAACAGAGGGGAGCAGCCCAGCGGACCCCTCCCGATTCAAAATTGTCGGAAAATCGGAAGCGGGAAAGGGCTTTAATTCAGCTGTTTCTGGAGGCGAAAGCGTTGAGATCTATACCGGCGGGATTCTACCGGAGGGATTGGATGCAGTAGTAATGGCGGAGAACGCCACTGTTTCTGGCGACACTATTACGGTAAGTTCATCCGTGAAAGCGTGGGAGAACGTGGCCTCTAGAGGTGAAGATATCAGTGCAGGGACAGTACTCATCAGCTCAGGCAACATAATTAAGCCCTGGCATCTGCCTGCACTTACTGATGGCGGCATTGGCAGGCTGACCGCCTTTTCACCCATGAGAGTTGCTGTCCTCAATACAGGTGATGAACTTTTTCCGGATGCACCTGACCACATCGAGAATTCGGGAATGCCTTCAATGATGGCGCTATTGCCTTGGAGATTCAGCAATACATTATGGATCGGTCAGGTACATGATGATCCTCATGAGATTGCCCGTGCAGTCAAGGAGAGTTCGAATAGATGGGACCTGGCAATAATAACTGGTGGGAGCAGCCTGGGCAGAAAGGACGAGGTTCCAGAAGCCATGGAGATAGCAGGGGCCTTTGAGGTATTTGGAGGAATTAGAACCAAGCCAGGCAGGACTACGTCTCTCTATTCGCTTGATGGAAAGCCAGTTATGTCGCTTTCGGGATTCCCGTCCACATCAATCCTCATGGCTGACCTGATGGTTGAAATGCTGCTTGAGGCCATAACTGGGGTTTCAGGCTACAGGATTCGGCAACGGCTTCCCATTTCTTCTGACATCACCACAGGGTCAGGCTATACAAGGCTGATTCCCGGAACCCTGGTGGAGATGAATGGCCGGACCATGGTTGCGCCTGCATCCGACAACATAGGGATGCGTCTTGGCTCGCTCCTCAATTCATCCGGCATCATTATCGTTCCGGAATGGGTGGAAGGATACCATTCAGGAGATTTGGTGGAATTCAGGTTGTGGTGAACAGAATGAGAAGTGTATACAGGAATCTGGTAACATTTCAGAAGGCAGTGGAACTTGTCAGGACCAATATGCAACCTATCATGGAGACGCAGAGCATTTCCATAGATGAGGCAGCTGGCAGGATAGTCTCAGAAGATATTTTCTCCCCAATGAATACACCTCCATTTAACAGGGCCACCATGGATGGTTATGCAGTGAGATCTGCGGATATTGCGGGCTGCAGTTCAGACAATCCGGCGACACTGAAAATATCTGGAGAATCATTCATAGGGAACGAGTCGCCAGCCCTTGAGGAGGAAAAAACATGCATCAGGGTTTCCACGGGATCCATTGTTCCGCCCGGAGCTGATTCCGTCGTTCCTGTGGAGGCAACGTCGGAGGCAGGCGGGTTTGTCAGCGTCAAGACTGCCACGGTCCGCGGTGAGAACATTGCAGAAGCGGGAAGCGATATGGCAGAAGGTTCCATGGTGCTGTGGAAAGGTCGGGAGATTCAGCCCCATGATGTTGCCGT
This genomic interval carries:
- the moaC gene encoding cyclic pyranopterin monophosphate synthase MoaC; this encodes MINISEKGVVRRFARASGRIRLRPETIDLIRNHRIKKGDVVEAAKIAGITGAKEAWMRMPYCHQIPLESVDFSMELEEDGARVTCSVLANWKTGVEMDALSCVSSALLTVWDMVKYVEKDETGNYPHTRIHDIIVEEKEKSAARP
- a CDS encoding molybdenum cofactor biosynthesis protein B, whose amino-acid sequence is MQHDHRISGFIASFHVITCSSTRTMDNDDSGRGIVNAIREKGHRVSGYQIVDDNVDDIRRAVMAGLESSDAVIITGGTGITSRDVTIEAVRSIADFEMTGFSHVFALISFQKIGASAIMSRSTAFIVGRKPVFCLPGSPGGSMLAVSKLILDQIDHIHHELGR
- a CDS encoding molybdopterin molybdotransferase MoeA, encoding MAGTVRKKMSRFNSMISLDEVSRIVKAYSWKKLSTVEVEAATSVGMIAANTVVATKDFPPNPRSLVDGYAIRSDETEGSSPADPSRFKIVGKSEAGKGFNSAVSGGESVEIYTGGILPEGLDAVVMAENATVSGDTITVSSSVKAWENVASRGEDISAGTVLISSGNIIKPWHLPALTDGGIGRLTAFSPMRVAVLNTGDELFPDAPDHIENSGMPSMMALLPWRFSNTLWIGQVHDDPHEIARAVKESSNRWDLAIITGGSSLGRKDEVPEAMEIAGAFEVFGGIRTKPGRTTSLYSLDGKPVMSLSGFPSTSILMADLMVEMLLEAITGVSGYRIRQRLPISSDITTGSGYTRLIPGTLVEMNGRTMVAPASDNIGMRLGSLLNSSGIIIVPEWVEGYHSGDLVEFRLW